A single window of Jiangella alkaliphila DNA harbors:
- a CDS encoding DUF2255 family protein: MTDSSAALDYLTRTGTVHLATRTEDGREIVTKIWAVVVDGQAYIRNGYGDSSKWYPRIRGAGRAAFVDGRNRYDVTADLVDDEATNVAVDDAFSSKYGHSGSLRMMITGDVRTSTLRVTPVA, translated from the coding sequence ATGACCGACAGCAGTGCAGCACTGGACTACCTGACCCGCACCGGCACCGTCCACCTGGCCACCCGGACCGAGGACGGACGCGAGATCGTCACCAAGATCTGGGCCGTCGTGGTCGACGGACAGGCGTACATCCGCAACGGCTACGGCGACTCCTCGAAGTGGTACCCCCGCATCCGCGGCGCCGGCCGGGCGGCGTTCGTCGACGGCCGGAACCGGTACGACGTCACCGCCGACCTGGTCGACGACGAGGCGACGAACGTCGCGGTCGACGACGCGTTCAGCAGCAAGTACGGCCACTCCGGCTCGTTGCGGATGATGATCACCGGCGACGTCCGCACGTCCACCCT